One segment of Peromyscus leucopus breed LL Stock chromosome 5, UCI_PerLeu_2.1, whole genome shotgun sequence DNA contains the following:
- the Yae1 gene encoding protein YAE1 homolog — protein MSWVRSVPEIPSPGDQDVFDEEADETLLAQREWQGHMRRRIQEGYRDGVDAGKAVTLQQGFNQGYKEGAEVIVNYGLLRGTLSALLSWCHLHGNSSALISKINHLLDAVGQCEECVLKRLKSVTSQPQVTDLLDSIEDMDLCHGVPAEKRIDEAKDERLCENSAELNRTSDESPGRTDCSLSEWCRTQEHTHLEKPSLAWILDQTANLVKQLGVSVDILQHLRQL, from the exons ATGTCTTGGGTTCGGTCTGTTCCCGAGATCCCGAGCCCTGGGGATCAGGACGTGTTTGACGAGGAAGCGGACGAGACTCTGTTAGCTCAGCGGGAATGGCAGGGACACATGCGGAGGCGAATCCAA GAAGGCTACAGAGATGGAGTAGATGCTGGCAAAGCGGTCACTCTCCAACAGGGCTTCAACCAAGGTTACAAAGAAGGTGCAGAAGTCATTGTAAACTATGGACTCCTCAGGGGAACACTGAG TGCTTTGCTCTCCTGGTGTCACCTTCATGGCAATAGTTCAGCTTTGATCAGCAAAATAAATCATCTTCTGGATGCAGTTGGCCAGTGCGAAGAGTGTGTGCTCAAACGTCTGAAATCAGTCACGTCACAGCCCCAAGTTACAGATTTATTGGACTCCATTGAGGATATGGACCTTTGTCATGGAGTTCCAGCTGAGAAAAGGATTGATGAAGCTAAAGATGAAAGACTCTGTGAAAATAGTGCTGAGTTGAACAGAACCTCTGACGAGAGTCCTGGCAGGACAGACTGTTCACTTTCCGAATGGTGCAGaacacaagagcacacacactTGGAAAAACCAAGCCTCGCTTGGATTCTGGACCAGACTGCCAACTTAGTGAAACAGCTGGGGGTATCAGTGGACATATTGCAGCACCTGAGGCAGCTATAA